In the genome of Marivivens sp. LCG002, the window CTTGGGCAGAAATGGGGAGCGCGGACAGCGCCGAGCTGATGGTCTATGCAGGCTTTGATACCATCGTGATCGATGGTGAACACGGCATCGGCTATCTTGATCAATGGATGCACATGGCCCGCGCGGTCGAAGCCGCTGGCGGCAATCATATTCTCCGCCTTCCGAGCGGCGATCCGACCCTGATCAAGCGCGTTCTGGACCACGGCTTCCGCTCGCTCATCATCCCGATGGTGAACACCGTCGAAGAAGCCCGCGTGATCCTCGATGCCGCCATCTACCCCGGTCATGGTGGCGGGCGCGGCTATGGCTCGCCTCTTGGCCGCACCACCAAATATTCGATCAACGAAAATTACCTCGCTGAATCCCGCGATGATCTTTTTCTGATGCTCCAGTGCGAGCACCACATCGCCGTTGATAACCTCAAGGATATCGCTGCGCTTGACGGTGTGGATATGATCTTTGTCGGC includes:
- a CDS encoding aldolase/citrate lyase family protein, yielding MNPLKQRLAKGELITAAWAEMGSADSAELMVYAGFDTIVIDGEHGIGYLDQWMHMARAVEAAGGNHILRLPSGDPTLIKRVLDHGFRSLIIPMVNTVEEARVILDAAIYPGHGGGRGYGSPLGRTTKYSINENYLAESRDDLFLMLQCEHHIAVDNLKDIAALDGVDMIFVGPNDLAGSIGYLRRLGEKPVQDLLERIETTARENNIALASITGARGNWAECRDKGYRLLAGPADVLELVNAIRKAAAERDAQLA